The following DNA comes from Girardinichthys multiradiatus isolate DD_20200921_A chromosome 2, DD_fGirMul_XY1, whole genome shotgun sequence.
TTGACTCAACTCATGTGTTTTAGTTCCTAATAGCTGGAATTTATATTAACACGTTAGAATTTTTGAGGATGACTTAACTAATTTAGTCTGGTTGTGACCACTAGTGgatgaaaacaaaatcttaaCAATTAGGATTTTTGAGCTGCAGTACTTTGGCTTACTAGTAGGACGTCTGCCCTAACTAGCTGGACAAAATGCAAGTTGACAGTTACCGAGTCACCAATCGGAAATGCAACCCCACCCCATACAGCGAGGACTGGGAAAGACCACAAAGCAACCTTAGTCAGGTTCTAAAGATCCAACTTCCGAACGCATTCAACTCGGCTGTGACGTCATTCTTGGATACAATTGCTGATTTGTTACTTGGACACATCTAACGCACCATTAAAAAATCAAGATCTGGTGGTAGAcactattcaattcagtttatttatatagtgccaattcacaacacatgttgtctcaaggcacttcacaaaagtcaggtacatacaggtccttctcaaaatattagcatattgtgataaagttcattattttctataatgtaatgatgaaaatttaacattcatatattttagattcattgcacactaactgaaatatttcaggtcttttattgtcttaatacggatgattttggcatacagctcatgaaaacccaaaattcctatctcacaaaattagcatatttcatccgaccaataaaagaaaagtgtttttaatacaaaaaacgtcaaccttcaaataatcatgtacagttatgcactcaatacttggtcgggaatcctttggcagaaatgactgcttcaatgcagcgtggcatggaggccatcagcctgtggcactgctgaggtcttatggaggcccaggatgcttcgatagcggcctttagctcatccagagtgttgggtcttgagtctctcaacgttctcttcacaatatcccacagattctctatggggttcaggtcaggagagttggcaggccaattgagcatagtgataccatggtcagtaaaccatttaccagtggttttggcactgtgagcaggtgtcaggtcgtgctgaaaaatgaaatcttcatcttcataaagcttttcagcagatggaagcatgaagtgctccaaaatctcctgatagctagctgcattgaccctgcccttgataaaacacagtggaccaacaccagcagctgacacggcacccaggccatcactgactgtgggtacttgacactggacttctggcattttggcatttccttctccccagtcttcctccagactctggcaccttgatttccgaatgacatgcagaatttgctttcatccgaaaaaagtactttggaccactgagcaaaagtccagtgctgcttctctgtagcccaggtcaagcgcttctgccgctgtttctggttcaaaagtggcttgacctggggaatgcggcacctgtagcccatttcctgcacacgcctgtgcacggtggctctggatgtttctactccagacccagtccactgcttccgcaggtcccccaaggtctggaatcggcccttctctacaatcttcctcagggtccggtcacctcttctcgttgtgcagcgttttctgccacactttttccttcccacagactgcccactgaggtgccttgatacagcactctgggaacagcctatttgttcagaaatttctttctgtgtcttaccctcttgcttgagggtgtcaatagtggccttctggacagcagtcaggtcggcagtcttacccatgattggggttttgagtgatgaaccaggctgggagttttaaaggcctcaggaatcttttgcaggtgtttagagttaactcgttgattcagatgattaggttcatagctcgtttagagacccttttaatgatatgctaattttgtgagataggaattttgggttttcatgagctgtatgccaaaatcatctgtattaagacaataaaagacctgaaatatttcagttagtgtgcaatgaatctaaaatatatgaatgtaaaattttcatcatgacattatggaaaataattaactttatcacaatatgctaatattttgagaaggacctgtacattccaattaatcctaaccattgaacagtgcagttggattcagttatttattcaaattggataaaaagtttttctatctaaggaaacccagcagattgcatccagtcagtgacttgcagcattccctcctcctggatgagcatgtagtgacagtggacagtcactggtgttgactttgcagcattccctcatactgagcatgcatgtagcgacagtagagaggaaaaactccctttttaacaggaagaaacctccagcagaaccaggctcagtgtgagcggccatctgtcacgaccaactgggggttagagagaacagagcagagacacaaaaagaacaaagaagcactgatccaggagtaatttataggggaaggaaaagtaaatgttaatggatgtagctccttcagtcgtttcacctagaaagaaagaacagataaactctgagccaattttcaaggttagagtctgaaagagagcacgtataattagttacagttaagctcagtcaatcgccatgtcaaggagagagaaagggttaaacactaaaagacagggccaagtggatcatcggtagagggtgagcattaaattgttgccagcagaagcttggacaatgcccctgtccaaaaaggtgtcacaggtagaaacagagtcaggccaggtttagcttctaggaagagaatagagagaacaaggttaaaagctgaaataacagcaaataatgcaaaattggagagtagtgtgagaatgtagcgaagagggtgaaagtggtcattatgtcctccagcagcctaagcctatagcagcataactacagagatagctcaggataacctaagccactctaactataagctttatcaaaaaggaaagttttaagcctagccttaaaccaggagctggttccacaggagaggagcctgataactaaaggatctgcctcccattctacttctagagactctaggaacaaccagtaaacctgcagtctgagaacgaagtgctctgttaggaacatatggaccaatcagatctctgatgtatgatggagctagatcattaagggctttatatgtgaggaggagaattttaaattatattctggatttaacagggagccaatgaagggaagctaaaataggagaaatatgatctctctttttaattttcatcaaaactcttgctgcagcattttgaatcagctgaaggcttttaactgcattttgtggacatcctgatagtaaagaattacaatagtccagccttgaagtaacaaatgcatggactagtttttcagcgtcactcctggataggatatttctaattttggcaatgttccagaggtgaaagaaggaaatcctagaaacctgtttaatatgggatttaaatgacatgtcctgttttttttttttttttaaagactccggtccaaagacaacaacttctgtattgtctgaatttagaagcagaaaattacaCTAAAAAGCGAGGAGGAAGCAGAGATCAAACGGAATTAAAAAAAACCGAAATTACATCATCTATAGTGTGTTTAAAAAGCGTAGATATTTTTGACTTCGTTGTCAAGGCTGAAGAATAAAGACACATTCGGCTTGCCATAAAAATAAACGTTGGACAACAAAAACTATCGGTGGTAGGTTTTATGCTTTCTAACATTCACGATTTGATGCCCAAAAACGTACGACCTTTCAACAgagaattttacattttaaaacaatcagCATCATATAACGTACTGTAAGATagtttataaattaaattatatgcAAGTCACTCAGATATATTTGGCTGGCCGTATTAAGATGGTCCGTGACAATTGACGAAATTAGTGACAACTGTAGCTTTTCAGCAAAGTTGTGTGAACCTTATagcaatgaaaatgtttaatttttttaggtCGGGGTGTGTAACCAGTGCCGGCTAAGATATGGGTTGGGTTAGTTTGGTAACCGATTAATTGTGAAAGGTTTTGGTGCATCTGCAGCTAATTGCTAAGCAGCTAGCAGAAGTTAGCAGCATGGGTGATGGCAGTGTTGTTCCAAGACTTGGCAACATGAAGGCTCTGCTGGGAATTGTTGCTGGAGCTGGAGCTTCTTACGGGCTGTACAAACTTATCAGTGGGCaagtttttaagaaaaacaagaaaattccCCAAagtgaaagtcccggtgtgaaGAGCAGCCAGCAGGGGGGAGTTGAGCTGCGGCCGGGAAGCCTGCTAGCCAAAGTATCCGGACTGGATGTTGTCTGTGCCCGGCCAGATGATGCAGCATCAGGTAAATATTAAACGGTAATCAACGTTAATGAACTGCACTCACAGCAGAAAGTTGACATCTGATCAGTGTTTTGTAGCACAACAATTTCTGAGTACAATCAGTTATTTGCCAAGTATGGTTGCATCGTTAACATCCAGACTTTGATAAATCTTAATATCCTGagcttttgtttaaaaagagCTATCGCAACCATTTTTAGCATATTCAGTAGAATTCAAGGCTggcaacatttctgtttttgcatcGAAGGAGAGATCATCCATCAATCCCCCAACAAACTGGAGTTGCATCACTTGAAGATGCTGCTGTCACGTCTGCAGACCAGTGATGATCCATCTGATCGGTCTCAGTTTCTTCTGACGCTGGGAAATGCTGCTGCCTTCACTGTAAATCAGGTAGACTGAAATTACACAGTACCCTCCATAATGATTGGAGCACTTGGTAAAGATTTAGTTAAAATTAGAACAGTTGCATATCACACTgataaaaatacaacatttactGTAGGCACGTTCATTCAGTGTGTCTGGGGGGATTATTGCTTTTCACAAAATCATGACCTTTTGGCACCTGTAACAATACCTAGAATATAATTTGAACTGAAATTTCTAGAATTATTGCATTTGAAATGACGTCTGTGTTCTGGGTTATAAATATGGCTACTAGCCAATGGCCACTAGTCTGCACAAGGACACATTGAGCAGGATGGtacaagaagtaaaaaaaaaaataaaaaatctctaCACCTCACTGTAGGAGAACTGCAGAAATGAGtgccatcttaagatcagtaaGTCTCCAGGACTTTAGGTATCTACACATGAACTCGATGGCAAAAGCCTTTTCTGCTCTAttgttaaaaatagaaaaggaTTCTGGTAAACTGATACTTTAACTATAGCAGTGTGCTTTGGCCAGATGAGAccaagcttttttctttttttacagtaaGCACTGCATGGTAGAGGATCTGTGATATGGTGGTCCTGTTTCTCTCCCTAAAGTCTTAGGAATGCATCACATCAGGAACTCTTTAAAATATCAGTAGATTCATAATTGTTGGGCTGaagcagaaaactgaaaatggtttAAAGCTGAGTCATGCAGCAGGATAATAATCAAACATATGgccacaaaaaaattaaatggttCAGCACACACAAACTTAACATTTCTACCTTTTGACTTATTAGTCTCCAAATCTCAGTACTATTAAAACATCTGGaggaagagaagagagaaccAGGAGTCTGGATGAtccagtgctttgcaaaaagcAATAATAAGCACCAGGGattttggccaaaaaaaaaaaaagaaaacatggattTTTTTTCACCACTAAATAATTCAGATgttagatggatggattttagTGGGAGATTATGCATCTACAGTAAAAGTTACATTTGGTTAAAGGCATTTTACACATCTTGACGAGCATTACCAACAGTGTAGAGAGCTGTACCTTAATGTTAAATCTGATCGTGCTGTAGAGGCTTCAAAATTTGGCTCAAAACTCAAAAAACCTCTTTAATAacttattttgtgttatttactATTTCAACTGGTAACCTGACCTAAACTTGTACCCATCGTATTATTCTGATTCAATCCTGATGCACagtttgttgtctttttttctttaatttcaaaGCTGattacaatgttttttgtttggtttttataaACTACTAATCGGTGTTCTTGAACTAATTAAGTCAATTAAAGCAACTTTGCCTTTTCCAAAACTTGTATCTGACTTTGACATCTTGGAGTTCAGCAGTTTGTTGTTATATTGTAGGCTTTCTTTAACAATTACGTTAATGCCAAATATTAATCTAGAATCATTGTTTTGCATATAGCTCATATCCTCATCTACAActgcttctttttgtttttatttacttttttttccttccatagAACCAAATTCGGGAATTAGAAGGGATTCCTATCATAGCTGGCTTCCTTCCTGATCCTGCTCCGGAGGTCAGAGTGCAAGCTCTGAATGCTTTAAATAATCTTTGTATGAATATCCAAAACCAGGAGCAAATAAAGGTACGTTGCCATAAACATTACACCACACAGCAGCTGATGAAACGAGACTCTACTTTTCTTGATGTATTGGTGTCGTTTTAtagcttttattcttttgttgaaGCTTTACGTGCCACAGGTGCTGGAACTGATTGAAATGTCAGCAGTGAACTCGGACCTTCAGCTGGGTGCTTTGCGGCTGCTGACGAACCTCTCAGTCACAGACAAACATCAGCATTTGCTGAAGGAATCGGTCACTCTTCTATTGTCTCTGCTGGTTGTCAGTAATGAAGCATTACAGGTTTGTTGAATTGAGTATCCTTTAAACACCTTTTTAAACATAACTTGTCAAAACATGTGGAACAAGACGTTTTTAAATTGCTGCTAAACAGCCATGGATGGATTTGTGAATTTCTGGTaacgtttttttctttcaggttcAGACCTTGAAAGTTCTTGTGAATTTGTCCTCTAATCCAGATATGATGGATGACATAGTTCAAGCTCAGGTAATCGGTTATCGTCCTTATGAAGATCCACTAGCAAAAATCCACCAAAACAAACTGCTTCACTCAGTTGTTTTTCTTGCTTTGTGACCCAGGCTCCAGCTTCTGTTCTGCTGCTGTTCGATGAACGCACATCTCCTGCAGTGCTCCTGCGACTGCTAACGTTTGTAGGGAACTTGAAGGCCTGGAGGCCCTCTGCACAGGTGGCTGATGAACTCAGACGAAAACAGGATTGTCTTTTCCGTGTCATGCTGGATGAATCCTCCCAGATGCATGGCAAACTTGTCCAGATGCTTTCACACCCTGATAGGGAGATTCAGGTCCAAGTAGCTCGTACATTGACCTAGACCTGCCTACCTTCTACCTGCCAATCTTTGGTCTTTAAACTGATCCTCTTTGACATTAAACTTCTTGTGAATTGCACTGTGGCCTCCTGGGGAAACGTAGCAGTACCATTTATCTCCACAGTGTTTCTTACAGCAGTACTCTTACAACCCATTTTCTAGAACCTGACTTTGCTACGGATTAAGTAAAAATGATGCCGCTGTTCATTCAGTATATGTATGCACACACATTTTGAGAAGACCCACCTCTTGTTTTCACTGCTAGTGAGTTTTTGTAAGAAATCCACTTTCCTTAAAGATCATGGATCACttcttcaaaatgtaattaTAAGTCTCTGAAGACTTGGTGAAATTTTGAGAAATTAAACCCAactgccaaaagtatttttGGAAGGATTTTTAAGGAACTCCTTTTCCCAAATAGCAGAAGCCTTGTTCTGTTCGGTGGGCAGAAGCAACAGAGCTGTTGACTTTTTGTTCTGCAAATGTGAAAGAGAGGAGCTCAGTGAATCGTGAAGACTTTAAAGTTCAGCCACTGCCTCAGCACCACAGAAGTGAATTATGTGGAGTGCTGGGTAGATAGAAACCGGGATGAACTTTGAGCCACGGCTGCCTGAAGTAGGTGCTTGTGATCTTAAAAACTTGAGCAGGCACATGTACTCTTAGCGGAGCCCCCAGgaaggagctggaagaggaTACCTGCACTGCCATCGATGTGATGCAAGCTGAGATGCAGCTTGGAACTGATTGAGCTGGCCATGATTGTTTATTAGATGTTTATGCATAACAATGGTTATTTATTCACAGCAGTGATGAATGTGAACTACGCGCCGTGTTGTCATATATCTATGCACTAATGAGACAGAAAATAAGAGAGCCAACTTTTGTGTAGCTGTTAAATATGAACTGGAGAGAAGACCAGTGAAAGTCCTTAGGTATTTTGACAGTATGGCACTAATTGTAAGATGTTTATAACGGTGAGTCTGGATGCACAGATATGCTGCACATTTTTATTGGACATGTTTTTTGAACCTACACCTAAAAATCTCTCAGGTAACTATGGTTTACCAAACTAAATGGCAGGATGCTCTTTGATTTATGATCTAGTATATATTTATGAACTAGTTATTTAGTGTTTTTCCTGattagaaaatatttatctttaaattgttcaataaatatgaattaagacccatttatttgtcttttatagtGACTCATAACCTAAGCTGaactttacttttaaaatgtggtctgttTTAACAAGGTATTTGCTTTCATATATAGCCATCTGGCAAAATAATTAACAAGTTAACTGTAATTTTGAATCCAATTTTATTCGTAATTGTCAAACATTCATCAAAtctgaaaaaagttatttgtctGCTGGAATCATCTATTTCTCTAAATGACTGTGGTTCAGGGAGTCCTTAACAATGCTTTGTGCTTTTTAGGAGCGTGTTGGTGTACTTGGCGATGGTTAAAAGTAAGTGCACCCTCAAACAATTTTAGGGTTTTGTGGGTTGAAATATAAAAAGATCACAGATCTTTCCAAGTTCTAAACTTTTGTTTAAAGCTACCTCCAGAGTAGGAAAACGGAGAACAGCTTTCCCAGAGTCGTATTTATTTGTGCATCCATCTGTCGTCTTCACCTGCTTGTCCTTCCAGAGTCGCGgggcagctggtgcctatctccatcaATTATCGGGCCAGGGTcatatttaacagaaacaatCATCAATAGGTGTGACTACCTATTAAAAAGGAGGCATTTTGGCAGTTTGGTCTAGAGGATAGGAGTGTATGTTAACACAATGCTATCAGTATTGACCTTAGAGAAGTTATTGTTGCTTTCGGTTTGAAATTCATCATTTTTACAGTGAGAAATTATTCCAGGAGGAAAACTCGCGACAAATTCACCCCAAATTTAGGTTGTGCAATGCTGATAGAAATTGCAAAAAACTTGAGAGCTCCACCTGAGAATCTACAGGGCTTAGATGGTATGCTAAGTTTAAATATTACACTTCATAGCAGGAAGATTAGAATAAAACTGAACAAGTGTGAAAGGGTTGCCAGGAGAGTTACTTCTTTCTAAAAAGATGGCAACACGTCTTGGGTTTGGGAAGTTGAATCTGAATAAACACTTGTAAAACTTTTTCTGATGAACAGCTGAGGCCAGTGCAAAGATGTTTGTCCTCATAGCGCAGCGCTATATTTGGCAAAAGACAAATGGCATGTCAGCACAATCATTTCATAGTAACTGCCAAGCATGGCGGTGGAGAGTTGATCTCTTAAGCTTCCTCTGCAGCCATAAGATCTGGCACAGAGTTCAACAATTCCTCAGTACACCAAATATTCTAGAGCCAAATGTGAAGATCTGTCAAACAGCTAAAGCTTGGCCTAAACTGGGTCATGAAACAGGGGACAGCTTCAAATCCACAAGATAATGGCTGCAAAACAATCGAGGTGGTGCAAATCCCAGACTGTATCCTGTCAAAAAGGCTGTGGCAGGATCTCAATGagctaaaaaaaactgattgtaaattaaaaaaataagccACAATTACTCCACAACAATGTGAGAAACTGAAAAGGTTATACAGAAAATGATTAAGTTTGCAGGTAAAGGTGGTTCTAGAAGTTACTAAATCATGGACTTTTGCATTTTACTCTCATCTTGCTTTAGTAAATGGTGTTTGTGGggaaataactttaaatcttagtaaaggccagattttttaTTATGTCATATAAAACCCTTCAACTGAAAGAGGGTTCACTTTCTTTGCTGTGACTGTATTGTGTAATTAAGTCTTTCTTGTGAGCACCAGTGCAGCTGGCCCACCACACTGTGGCGCCAGACATCTGGATGCTCTCACCTGCACTCCTGTAGACGTTCACCAGCGGCtctgaatagaatagaatagaaatgtcCTTTATTTTCCCGtaaaaaggcaaatggaagcatgcagataaggtaaaaaaaactcGATGAGAAAGGGACTGCAAAGTTAGGGAAAAATTACAACATTTGGCGGACGTTTGGCTCATATTATTGTGGACATATCAGGTTTTTGTTTTGGCCAAATATTTTTCAGTAGGGGTTCAAATCCTGCAGTAACCCGAACAGTACACAGGAAGCACCCAGCCAGCTTACAGTTATCAGTTTACCTAACATATATGTGACCATATAGAGAGAGCAGCCCATTGTCCATTGCAAGGAGACATGGTAAACAGAATCACTAGTCCAGTTGTATCCattatggaaagaaaacaaGAGGCCGATGTTAATGGCAGCAGTAGCTGTAAATTACGCATAAATGGAgaaggacaaaataaaatgagCAGTGGTGATCTTTATGTCCttcagcagcataactacagagatagctcggGATAATCTAAGCctctctaactataagctttatcaaaaaggacagTTTTAAGTCTAATCTTAAAAGTGAGCAGGGTGTTTGTCTCGCGGACAAAAACTGAGAGTTGTTTCCACAGAAGAAGAGCTTGATGAGATCTGCCTCCATTAAACCACCAGTAAAACAGCAGACTGAGGATAAAGTGCTCAGTAGAAAACATATGAAACAATCGTATCTCCAACATAAGAAGGAGCttgattattaagggctttatggGTAAGGACGGGTTTCTAGATCTTCTATTCTGGATTCAGCAGGGAAACTAAGACTGgagaaatattttccttttagttCTAGTCAGGCCTCCCACTGCTGCCTTTTGAAAAACATAAGcgctttttataaatgttttgggtatacatgatttaaaagaaTTACAATACTCCAGCATGGACCATTTTTTCTGCATCACTCTGGGACAGGACATTTTCTCAATATTGTGCAGGGAAAGATGGGTTGTTCCAGCAATCTGTTTTATATGGGATTAAAAGGACATGTTCTGGTCAAGCATTATACGACAGTCCAATTACATTAGAGGCCAATTTAATGGCATAAAGTGTCTgactgttcttttgtttttcaggtcATCTGATAACCTCTGTTTTATATGATATCAAAAGCAGTAAATGAAAAGTCTTCCCAGGCTTTAATGTCTTCAAAGAATGCTTGTCATCTACTTAAACTCGATTAAGCAGCATTTatagaaatatttgaaataaaatgcagtgtggATTTTGTGTTTGCACAAATCGAGGCTACTTGAATAGTACGTATGAAAGACCATTTTGCCACTGTGGtgataaaaaagaatttgtATAATTTAGCATAATAATGATTTCGCTTGAAAATAATCATAGTCTACATTGTACAATCCTGGAGATACAGGTCTGTGAAAAAGCATTAGCCCcctttaatatcagacaaagataaccatagtaaataaa
Coding sequences within:
- the armc10 gene encoding armadillo repeat-containing protein 10; this translates as MGDGSVVPRLGNMKALLGIVAGAGASYGLYKLISGQVFKKNKKIPQSESPGVKSSQQGGVELRPGSLLAKVSGLDVVCARPDDAASGEIIHQSPNKLELHHLKMLLSRLQTSDDPSDRSQFLLTLGNAAAFTVNQNQIRELEGIPIIAGFLPDPAPEVRVQALNALNNLCMNIQNQEQIKLYVPQVLELIEMSAVNSDLQLGALRLLTNLSVTDKHQHLLKESVTLLLSLLVVSNEALQVQTLKVLVNLSSNPDMMDDIVQAQAPASVLLLFDERTSPAVLLRLLTFVGNLKAWRPSAQVADELRRKQDCLFRVMLDESSQMHGKLVQMLSHPDREIQVQVARTLT